In a single window of the Pseudomonadota bacterium genome:
- a CDS encoding polyphosphate kinase 2 family protein: MKNASRDNARGRSKLRLEALRVVPGTRVDLARDHDPGFTAGLRDKGAATARLARNVARLAAYQEQLYAQNVHALLVVIQALDAAGKDSVIEHVLSGVNPLGCQVTSFKTPSAEELDHDYLWRCSKALPARGMIGVFNRSYYEEVLVVRVHPEYLARQRLPANTRKGIWPRRYREINAFERYLVDNGILVLKLFLNVSRDMQRRRFLERIDCFEKNWKFAAADVQERAHWDAYQRAYAECLERTSTDWAPWYVVPADKKWFTRLAVSELIIGHLAALKLDYPPASPERRRELAAMRALLERE, from the coding sequence ATGAAGAACGCCAGCCGCGACAATGCCAGGGGCAGGAGCAAGCTGCGCCTGGAGGCGCTGCGCGTCGTACCGGGCACACGCGTCGATCTGGCGCGCGATCACGACCCCGGATTTACGGCGGGCCTGCGCGACAAGGGCGCTGCGACGGCGCGTCTCGCGCGCAATGTCGCGCGCCTGGCCGCCTACCAAGAGCAGCTCTACGCGCAGAATGTCCACGCGCTGCTCGTTGTGATCCAGGCTCTCGACGCCGCGGGCAAGGACAGCGTGATCGAGCACGTCCTGAGCGGCGTCAATCCGCTGGGCTGCCAGGTCACGAGCTTCAAGACGCCCTCGGCCGAGGAGCTCGACCACGATTATCTCTGGCGCTGCAGCAAGGCCCTGCCCGCGCGCGGTATGATCGGCGTCTTCAACCGCTCGTACTACGAGGAGGTGCTCGTCGTTCGCGTCCATCCCGAGTACCTGGCGCGCCAGCGCTTGCCGGCGAACACTCGCAAGGGGATTTGGCCCCGGCGCTACCGCGAGATCAACGCGTTCGAGCGCTACCTGGTCGATAACGGGATCCTGGTGCTCAAGCTCTTCCTCAATGTCTCGCGGGACATGCAGCGGCGCCGCTTTCTCGAGCGCATCGACTGCTTCGAGAAGAACTGGAAGTTCGCGGCGGCCGATGTTCAGGAGCGAGCACATTGGGACGCGTACCAGCGCGCCTACGCCGAATGCCTCGAGCGCACGAGCACCGACTGGGCACCTTGGTATGTGGTGCCCGCGGACAAGAAGTGGTTCACGCGGCTGGCCGTCTCCGAGCTGATCATCGGTCACCTCGCGGCGCTGAAGCTCGACTATCCGCCGGCCTCGCCCGAGCGGCGGCGGGAGTTGGCCGCGATGCGGGCGTTGCTCGAGCGCGAATGA
- a CDS encoding outer membrane beta-barrel domain-containing protein — protein MKRSWPARASGSRHRWWLAGVALLLLTPRPALADPATAQGGELYSIEKRRLMGHHELSVGVGTLPMDAFGKGIALQGAYTYHFNHLLGWEIIGGAYSFVLSTGLREDLRTRFDAEPEREGEIKALLNSNVVIKPLYGKLAFLNDSLLAAELAFTAGPTVGLFDDGSRPVGLNAGVGLRLFLGPYFSMRVDLRDYAFVAGLSDIRNHLYLSLGLGLTFGFAANDEEE, from the coding sequence ATGAAGCGGTCCTGGCCTGCTCGCGCCTCGGGCTCGCGCCATCGCTGGTGGCTTGCGGGGGTCGCGCTCTTGCTGCTCACGCCACGCCCGGCCCTCGCCGACCCGGCCACGGCCCAAGGCGGCGAGCTCTACTCGATCGAGAAGCGCCGTCTGATGGGACACCACGAGCTCTCGGTCGGCGTCGGCACGCTGCCGATGGACGCCTTCGGCAAGGGCATCGCCCTGCAAGGCGCCTACACCTATCACTTCAATCATCTGCTCGGCTGGGAGATCATCGGCGGGGCCTACTCCTTCGTGCTCAGCACCGGACTGCGCGAGGACCTGCGAACGCGCTTCGACGCGGAACCCGAGCGCGAGGGCGAGATCAAGGCGCTGCTCAACTCCAACGTCGTGATCAAGCCGCTCTACGGCAAGCTGGCCTTCCTCAACGACTCGCTGCTCGCCGCCGAGCTGGCCTTCACTGCTGGACCCACCGTTGGCCTCTTCGACGATGGGTCGCGACCGGTGGGGCTCAACGCGGGCGTCGGCCTTCGTCTCTTTCTCGGCCCCTATTTCTCCATGCGCGTCGACCTGCGCGACTACGCCTTCGTCGCGGGACTCAGCGACATACGCAACCACCTCTACCTCTCGCTCGGCCTCGGATTGACCTTCGGCTTCGCAGCCAACGACGAGGAGGAGTAA
- a CDS encoding outer membrane beta-barrel domain-containing protein — translation MNVARAAAASSPRRRAHWVWSLRVIALAACLAASVSGARRASAKKRVLWEETDKLPAVQNRRYRVQHEFAAAVGTLPADPYTKGLTLSGSYGWHLNDLWAIEARGHWVRNFNSALRDKLEGNFGTDADRFDKIKFFGQLGGLFKPLYGKFSFLNDQQVYGEFFLSLHGVVAQLDGGGGSADDPVGRGQRLAFGASPGFGVRGFLSEHWSLRLDISWLVLFAETGETHLPLLLTFSLAGTTRSDS, via the coding sequence ATGAACGTGGCCCGCGCCGCCGCTGCTTCGTCGCCCCGCCGGCGTGCTCACTGGGTCTGGAGCCTCCGGGTCATCGCGCTCGCCGCGTGCCTCGCAGCGTCAGTCAGTGGAGCGCGAAGGGCCAGCGCGAAGAAGCGCGTCCTCTGGGAGGAGACCGACAAGCTGCCCGCCGTGCAGAATCGACGGTACCGCGTGCAACACGAGTTCGCCGCCGCCGTTGGCACCCTACCGGCCGATCCCTACACCAAGGGGTTGACGCTCAGCGGTAGCTACGGCTGGCACCTCAACGACCTCTGGGCGATCGAAGCGCGCGGCCATTGGGTGAGAAACTTCAACAGCGCCCTGCGCGACAAGCTCGAGGGTAACTTCGGCACCGACGCCGACCGCTTCGACAAGATCAAGTTCTTCGGCCAGCTCGGCGGCCTCTTCAAGCCGCTCTACGGCAAGTTCTCCTTTCTCAACGACCAACAGGTCTATGGCGAGTTCTTCCTCTCACTGCACGGCGTCGTGGCCCAGCTCGACGGCGGCGGCGGGTCGGCCGACGACCCGGTGGGTCGCGGCCAGCGGCTGGCCTTCGGCGCCTCGCCCGGCTTCGGCGTGCGGGGCTTCCTCAGCGAGCACTGGTCGCTGCGCCTCGACATCAGCTGGCTCGTGCTCTTCGCCGAGACCGGTGAGACTCATCTTCCCCTGCTGCTGACGTTCAGCCTCGCCGGGACGACGCGGAGCGACTCATGA
- a CDS encoding tetratricopeptide repeat protein, which translates to MRFALRTTKTLITRARGARYLPDLFNRLAELYVEQARYQYQLVLAQSTAKNTGGVVSVQTRLLKNQAIATYRRLLNLYPDYPDGDKVLFFMAHEMRELGDYDQMLRTYQDLADKYPKSEYRLEGLLVMGDYHFDRAQLDDAEKFYRMVLEGPETRVHAMARYKLGWCRINRADFKGALTLFEGSIRAAQTFFANKTTQTSGGAKIDLRREALVDSVFCFTEVYKPEKALDYFRQRADTKTTYLAALDKLGNRYYVRQNWVSAAMVYREILTLSGDLEDAVEYANRLYEAVTNGKLYRDGAQDVEALVSVIRRRYYNAALAEKERAQLYRAFEGYTRYIATQMQQLATEKKDEELYLKAARANEAYLSFFATSKHAPAIRGNLADALYSAKRQLAAGREYERSATTQRGDERRVSVYTAVVAYFDALKGTEKLSRLDVEQARAGLRRAGELYLREFPRGDNAREVKFNIARTYYDAGDFNQAIRLFTAFVDEFTRSREATVAAHLVLDSYRNQEDFEGLIVTGKRLQRLADLGDAAFRGELAAIVQGAEENLLRAETIKAGEEQGDAEGTAQLEQIAETYKGTTLGKKALLNAFVAARNSRDPEKVFEVGEKLRRAYPNAEELPDVLSTMGKIALDSLQFTRGAGYLEAAARFRQGKAAADLHLAAGQIRAGLGDRNHAEQNLNVLLRLPVTPTQKAELAVRIARLHVDASDWGSVVGLLQRAQGAGAASPDLSYLLGYALFRQDQLAPAQQQLQDAAVNGGAGNDADREAAAAAQLYLGEITYKAFEAAQLSSDLSQLGATLQQKLGLMAQARQAYTGVGALGSGTWTVAALGRLAAVDEAAALALRELPLPPDLPPDAAKQVRQALAAQAAPLEAEAKQAIAQCAAAARRLKVLSPAAQACLAGRAPSGDPQTRSATVSAQQVTPSGSRELQLKLAQQPNDAAAIEQLGTLYLAAGDPYMAQLIFSKGLELRETASLLNLLAAAQARLGNPQEAYALLSKALKLDPSHRAARVNRAALLISFGYKSDAQTDLRAVPNLGALSDSDPALIPDALRIVGGSA; encoded by the coding sequence GTGCGCTTCGCGCTGCGCACCACCAAGACCCTGATCACCCGCGCTCGCGGCGCTCGCTATCTTCCCGACCTCTTCAACCGCCTCGCCGAGCTTTACGTCGAGCAGGCCCGTTATCAGTACCAGCTCGTGCTGGCTCAGAGCACGGCGAAGAACACCGGCGGTGTCGTCTCGGTGCAGACCCGCCTGCTCAAGAATCAAGCGATCGCCACCTATCGCCGCCTGCTCAATCTCTATCCGGACTATCCCGACGGCGACAAGGTGCTCTTCTTCATGGCGCACGAGATGCGCGAGCTTGGCGACTACGACCAAATGCTCCGCACCTATCAGGACCTCGCGGACAAGTATCCCAAGAGCGAGTACCGCCTCGAGGGCCTGCTGGTGATGGGCGACTACCACTTCGACCGCGCCCAGCTCGACGACGCTGAGAAATTCTACCGCATGGTCCTCGAGGGCCCCGAGACGCGCGTTCATGCGATGGCGCGCTACAAGCTCGGCTGGTGCCGAATCAATCGCGCCGACTTCAAGGGCGCGCTGACGCTCTTCGAGGGGTCGATCCGCGCGGCGCAAACCTTCTTCGCCAACAAGACGACCCAGACCTCGGGCGGTGCCAAGATCGACCTGCGTCGTGAGGCCCTCGTCGACTCGGTCTTTTGTTTCACCGAGGTCTACAAGCCCGAGAAGGCGCTCGACTACTTCCGCCAACGAGCCGATACCAAGACGACCTACCTCGCCGCGCTGGACAAGCTCGGCAATCGTTACTACGTGCGCCAGAACTGGGTCTCGGCGGCGATGGTGTATCGCGAGATACTCACCCTCAGCGGCGATCTCGAGGACGCCGTTGAGTACGCCAATCGCCTCTATGAGGCGGTGACCAATGGCAAGCTCTACCGCGACGGCGCGCAAGATGTCGAAGCCTTGGTGAGCGTCATCCGGCGGCGCTATTACAACGCCGCGCTGGCGGAGAAGGAGCGCGCCCAGCTCTACCGCGCCTTCGAGGGCTACACCCGCTACATTGCGACGCAGATGCAGCAGCTCGCCACGGAGAAGAAGGACGAAGAACTCTACCTGAAGGCTGCCCGGGCCAACGAGGCCTACCTCTCCTTCTTCGCCACCAGCAAGCACGCACCGGCGATTCGCGGCAACCTCGCCGACGCGCTTTACTCGGCCAAGCGCCAGCTCGCGGCCGGCCGCGAATACGAGCGCTCGGCTACCACGCAGCGCGGTGACGAGCGCAGGGTGTCGGTCTACACGGCGGTGGTCGCCTACTTCGACGCGCTCAAGGGGACGGAGAAGCTCTCGCGCCTCGACGTCGAGCAGGCGCGCGCCGGTCTGCGCCGCGCCGGCGAGCTCTATCTGCGGGAGTTTCCGCGCGGGGACAATGCGCGCGAGGTCAAGTTCAACATCGCGCGCACCTACTACGACGCAGGCGACTTCAACCAAGCGATACGCCTCTTCACCGCCTTCGTCGACGAGTTCACGCGTTCGCGGGAAGCGACGGTCGCGGCCCACCTGGTCCTCGACTCGTACCGCAACCAAGAGGACTTCGAGGGCCTGATCGTCACCGGCAAACGGCTGCAGCGACTCGCCGACCTCGGCGACGCGGCGTTTCGCGGCGAGTTGGCGGCGATCGTCCAGGGCGCCGAGGAAAACCTGCTGCGCGCCGAGACGATCAAGGCCGGCGAGGAGCAGGGCGACGCCGAGGGCACGGCCCAGCTCGAACAGATCGCCGAGACCTACAAGGGTACGACCCTGGGCAAGAAGGCCCTGCTCAACGCCTTCGTCGCCGCCCGTAATTCCCGCGACCCGGAGAAGGTCTTCGAGGTCGGGGAGAAGCTGCGCCGCGCCTATCCCAACGCCGAAGAGCTCCCCGATGTGCTCTCGACGATGGGCAAGATCGCGCTCGATTCGCTGCAGTTCACCCGCGGGGCCGGCTACCTCGAGGCGGCTGCCCGCTTCCGGCAGGGCAAGGCAGCCGCCGACCTTCACCTCGCCGCTGGCCAGATTCGCGCGGGACTCGGTGACCGCAATCACGCCGAGCAGAACCTCAATGTCCTGCTGCGCCTGCCGGTCACACCGACGCAGAAGGCGGAGCTCGCCGTGCGCATCGCCCGGCTCCACGTCGATGCCAGCGACTGGGGCAGCGTCGTCGGACTGCTGCAACGCGCTCAGGGCGCGGGCGCAGCCTCACCTGACCTGTCCTACTTGTTGGGCTACGCCCTCTTTCGCCAGGACCAGCTCGCTCCCGCGCAGCAGCAGCTGCAGGATGCCGCCGTCAACGGCGGCGCCGGCAACGACGCCGACCGCGAGGCGGCGGCCGCGGCTCAGCTCTACCTCGGTGAGATCACCTACAAGGCCTTCGAGGCCGCGCAGCTCAGCAGCGACCTGAGCCAACTCGGGGCGACGCTCCAGCAAAAGCTTGGCCTGATGGCGCAGGCGAGGCAGGCCTACACCGGCGTTGGTGCCCTCGGCAGCGGCACCTGGACGGTCGCCGCGCTCGGCCGCCTGGCAGCGGTGGACGAGGCCGCAGCGCTGGCGCTACGCGAGCTCCCGCTCCCACCCGATCTCCCTCCAGATGCAGCGAAGCAGGTACGCCAGGCGCTCGCGGCCCAGGCCGCGCCGCTGGAGGCCGAGGCCAAACAGGCGATCGCCCAATGCGCCGCGGCCGCCCGCCGGCTCAAGGTCCTCTCGCCGGCAGCCCAGGCCTGCCTCGCCGGTCGGGCGCCCAGCGGCGATCCGCAGACCCGGTCGGCGACGGTCTCGGCACAGCAGGTCACACCGAGCGGCAGCCGAGAACTCCAGCTCAAGCTGGCGCAGCAGCCGAACGACGCGGCTGCGATCGAGCAGCTGGGCACGCTCTACCTGGCTGCGGGCGACCCCTACATGGCCCAGCTGATCTTCTCCAAGGGTCTCGAGCTGCGAGAGACCGCGTCGTTGCTCAATCTGCTGGCCGCCGCTCAGGCCCGGCTGGGCAACCCCCAGGAGGCCTATGCGCTGCTCTCGAAGGCCCTCAAGCTCGATCCGAGCCACCGCGCCGCCCGCGTCAATCGCGCAGCGCTGTTGATCAGCTTCGGCTACAAGAGTGACGCTCAGACTGATCTGCGCGCCGTGCCGAACCTGGGCGCGCTCAGCGACAGCGACCCCGCCCTCATTCCCGACGCCCTGCGCATCGTGGGAGGCAGCGCGTGA
- a CDS encoding AgmX/PglI C-terminal domain-containing protein has product MDSLKPAVEVFVFLGDRFLGSRCFQQSTITIGSDPEATLRLRDANIEARHAVLRLEGGHLVIASSARANGVLVNGEAIDVRRVGSVDEVRLGPFRLKVSLLGGRSTGSFVATNADDGARRNVDEDAATRVRRLSDLEGAPLRAQPRGTPQPQPRAGGADLDPFPAGEPVTVPRGRSLAPARPSVDRFLPAAQAVAPPQAEPAAQARAVDPAFRPAAGPSWPDTVPDAPLTHQAGDRAQPSAGSASATRPQSSWPPESTSASAFDDDASADHGEDDDDDDASFSEPFSLLESVVRERFASPVPTDHVASAEVIRYRDGQLLDVVAAPPGANVFLDPDGFRLLSVSGDGQAILFFRRDFGGTVVRGGKAYPLGRLAQDGLLVDAQREHYAIQLHEGDYAQIVRPDAGHLVRFVRAPRLPPPRRGLGLSWGSVQVFAASLALHFLTMVLVGFASPESSMAIESEVERFAKVSLKDLELEKQAEAPPKAEEPPPPAPDNAPAPPPKAEPKVRQRVASRPGPVNPQPRAQVQQQRQVASVLSALENIRPSGGPGRADLSSLVTNIAAVRVPGGAGASFKVSGVIGKIPGGGIRLAGGLGGGGGRETRGGSQLLAGSGGVGSITALAGTGSRVRGRATKAPTRAISATGGFLSREAIQRVVSEHMATIQACYERQLLVNRGLAGKIVFDWVINPAGRVDTARQVSSSVADFTVSTCILSQIRSWVFPQPVGGSVTVRYPFVFRVQGF; this is encoded by the coding sequence ATGGACTCGCTGAAGCCGGCCGTCGAGGTCTTCGTGTTCCTGGGAGACCGTTTCTTGGGCTCCCGCTGTTTCCAACAGTCGACCATCACCATTGGCAGCGATCCCGAGGCGACGCTGCGCCTGCGCGACGCCAACATCGAGGCGCGCCACGCGGTGCTGCGCCTCGAGGGCGGCCACCTGGTCATCGCCAGCAGCGCGCGCGCGAACGGGGTGCTCGTCAATGGCGAGGCGATCGACGTGCGCCGCGTCGGGTCGGTCGATGAGGTCAGGCTCGGGCCCTTCCGCCTCAAGGTTTCGCTCTTGGGCGGTCGGTCAACAGGATCGTTCGTCGCGACCAACGCCGACGACGGCGCGCGCCGCAACGTCGACGAGGATGCCGCGACGCGGGTTCGGCGACTGAGCGACCTCGAGGGCGCGCCCCTGCGCGCGCAGCCACGCGGCACCCCGCAGCCTCAGCCCAGGGCGGGCGGCGCAGACCTCGACCCCTTTCCGGCCGGCGAACCCGTCACCGTGCCGCGCGGTCGCTCGCTCGCCCCTGCGCGCCCCTCGGTTGACCGTTTCCTGCCGGCAGCACAGGCCGTCGCGCCGCCGCAGGCCGAGCCAGCCGCCCAGGCCCGCGCCGTCGACCCCGCGTTCCGCCCGGCAGCCGGACCCTCTTGGCCCGACACGGTGCCCGACGCTCCACTGACGCACCAAGCAGGCGACCGCGCCCAGCCCTCAGCGGGTTCAGCCTCCGCCACGCGGCCGCAGTCAAGCTGGCCTCCGGAGTCCACGTCGGCGAGCGCCTTCGATGACGACGCCAGCGCGGACCATGGCGAGGACGACGACGACGACGACGCGTCCTTCAGCGAGCCCTTTTCGTTGCTCGAGAGCGTCGTCCGCGAGCGCTTCGCCAGCCCCGTGCCGACCGATCACGTGGCCAGCGCCGAGGTGATTCGCTACCGTGATGGGCAGCTCCTCGACGTCGTCGCCGCGCCACCGGGCGCCAATGTATTTCTTGATCCTGATGGCTTCCGGCTGCTGAGCGTCAGCGGCGACGGACAGGCGATTCTCTTCTTCCGCCGCGATTTCGGCGGCACCGTCGTGCGCGGCGGCAAGGCCTATCCTCTCGGGCGCCTCGCTCAAGATGGTCTGCTCGTCGACGCTCAACGCGAGCATTACGCGATTCAGCTCCACGAGGGCGACTACGCCCAGATCGTGCGACCTGACGCCGGACACCTCGTCCGCTTCGTCCGTGCACCCCGACTCCCGCCGCCACGCCGCGGCCTCGGGCTGAGCTGGGGTTCCGTGCAGGTCTTCGCGGCCAGCCTCGCCCTGCACTTCCTGACGATGGTCCTGGTCGGATTCGCCTCCCCAGAGTCCAGCATGGCCATCGAGAGCGAGGTTGAGCGCTTCGCCAAGGTCTCGCTCAAGGACCTCGAGCTGGAGAAGCAGGCGGAGGCGCCGCCCAAGGCCGAGGAGCCACCACCTCCGGCCCCTGATAATGCGCCCGCGCCGCCACCCAAGGCGGAGCCTAAGGTGCGCCAGCGGGTCGCTTCGCGTCCGGGGCCGGTGAACCCGCAGCCACGCGCTCAGGTGCAACAGCAGCGGCAAGTCGCGAGCGTCCTCAGCGCTCTCGAGAACATCCGTCCGAGCGGTGGCCCTGGGCGCGCCGACCTGAGCTCGCTGGTGACCAACATCGCGGCCGTCCGCGTTCCCGGCGGGGCCGGGGCGAGCTTCAAGGTCTCTGGCGTGATCGGCAAGATCCCGGGCGGCGGCATCCGCCTGGCCGGCGGCCTTGGCGGCGGCGGCGGCCGCGAGACACGTGGCGGATCGCAGCTCCTCGCCGGCAGCGGGGGCGTGGGCTCGATCACTGCGCTGGCAGGGACGGGCTCGCGCGTTCGCGGCAGGGCGACGAAGGCACCGACCCGCGCGATCAGCGCAACGGGCGGCTTCCTCTCCCGGGAGGCGATTCAGCGCGTCGTCAGCGAGCACATGGCAACGATTCAGGCGTGCTATGAACGGCAGCTCTTGGTCAATCGCGGTCTCGCCGGAAAAATCGTCTTCGACTGGGTCATCAACCCCGCCGGTCGCGTCGATACGGCGCGCCAGGTTTCGTCGTCGGTAGCGGACTTCACGGTCTCGACCTGTATCCTGAGCCAGATCCGTAGCTGGGTCTTTCCGCAGCCGGTCGGCGGCTCCGTCACCGTGCGCTATCCCTTCGTCTTCCGCGTGCAAGGATTCTGA
- a CDS encoding tetratricopeptide repeat protein, producing the protein MRHQVFTVGALGGLLLLAAAPSDGTAAPARTKRSTAHPRRAHSLPATRSAPAPGAPTAGARARPWANVPGIAGKLARDAVTQAAAASGSDPASAELATKEPSAELAGITVAVDEATLRASLTRLRAALARDPNDAAVARELGGVALRLGDLDTALPALRAAVAARADDATAQLELGVALHRRGRLAEALAAFLKATDLAPHSYAAWMNLGITYRQRGLPQEAIAAFRQAVNSAPDSAEALLHLAEAHAQALERDAAESAYRKAIALDPKLIAARNNLGNLLLSAGDRDSALVAYDAALKVAPKDADVLYNRGVCLFRLGQFTAAAKAYRRALQERPRYTLALNNLGVALGRLGRNEAMHRAFAAALRTDPKFGPAVFNLGVASLRTGRTREAVRHLRDAILINPAMAEAHRLLGEALIRLGEINEAKVALTAALDLEPGDSDARRFMGVALARSGDSDRAARELSAVVRSHPEDLMARLVLAEVLANSGETDQAIAQYRAALELDPRNADAHFGLGEVLYALGRHNDAIASYERATAFDSRHSGAQFRLGEAYHVAGNYDAALRAYRAAASADPSLRAEVHYKLGDIYFRLKKTQLEIGEYLEAIKANPRHTSARIALGFAYARLRMYPAALKALDQAATDQPNNELAHYYRGFALYNTGRVDEAVAAYQRAVALRPNFAEAYYYLGQIFLERQQPAEARAALTAALAADPRHAAAAAALAKLKTAP; encoded by the coding sequence ATGCGGCACCAAGTCTTCACAGTCGGCGCCCTGGGCGGGCTCCTCTTGCTCGCCGCCGCTCCTAGCGACGGCACCGCCGCCCCGGCGCGAACCAAGCGTTCCACGGCGCACCCACGCCGCGCCCACAGCCTGCCGGCGACACGCTCGGCGCCCGCGCCCGGCGCGCCAACAGCAGGCGCGCGTGCGCGGCCCTGGGCCAACGTGCCCGGCATCGCGGGCAAGCTTGCGCGAGACGCCGTCACGCAGGCGGCAGCGGCGAGCGGCAGCGACCCAGCGAGCGCGGAGCTCGCCACCAAGGAACCAAGCGCAGAGCTGGCGGGCATTACCGTCGCTGTCGACGAGGCGACCCTGCGCGCATCGCTGACGCGCCTACGCGCCGCTCTGGCGCGCGACCCCAACGACGCGGCGGTGGCCCGCGAGCTGGGCGGTGTTGCGTTGCGCCTCGGCGACCTCGACACCGCTCTTCCGGCCCTGCGGGCGGCCGTGGCCGCGCGTGCCGACGACGCGACCGCACAGCTCGAGCTCGGCGTGGCACTTCACCGCCGCGGCCGTCTCGCCGAGGCCTTGGCGGCCTTCCTCAAGGCCACCGATCTCGCGCCACACTCCTATGCCGCCTGGATGAATCTCGGCATTACCTATCGTCAACGCGGACTTCCTCAGGAGGCCATCGCCGCCTTCCGGCAGGCTGTTAACAGCGCCCCGGACTCCGCGGAGGCCCTCCTTCACCTGGCCGAGGCGCACGCTCAGGCGCTGGAGCGCGATGCCGCCGAAAGCGCCTACCGCAAGGCCATCGCGCTCGATCCGAAGCTCATCGCCGCGCGCAATAACCTCGGCAACCTGCTGCTCTCGGCCGGTGACCGTGACTCCGCCCTCGTCGCCTACGACGCGGCGCTCAAGGTCGCGCCCAAGGACGCCGACGTGCTCTATAACCGCGGCGTCTGCCTCTTCCGCCTCGGGCAATTCACGGCGGCCGCCAAGGCCTACCGCCGCGCGCTGCAAGAGCGGCCGCGCTATACCCTGGCGCTGAACAACCTCGGGGTCGCGCTTGGGCGCCTCGGACGCAACGAGGCGATGCACCGCGCCTTTGCGGCGGCACTCCGCACCGACCCCAAGTTCGGCCCGGCGGTCTTCAACCTCGGCGTGGCCTCGCTGCGCACCGGGCGCACCAGGGAGGCCGTGCGCCACCTGCGCGACGCGATCTTGATCAATCCCGCGATGGCCGAGGCGCACCGGCTGCTCGGTGAGGCATTGATTCGCCTTGGCGAAATCAACGAGGCCAAGGTCGCCCTGACCGCAGCCCTCGATCTCGAGCCCGGCGATAGCGATGCGCGCCGCTTCATGGGCGTCGCCCTGGCGCGCAGCGGAGATAGCGATCGTGCGGCCCGCGAGCTCAGCGCCGTCGTGCGCAGCCATCCCGAAGACCTGATGGCACGCCTCGTGCTCGCGGAGGTGCTGGCCAACAGCGGCGAGACCGACCAGGCCATCGCGCAATACCGCGCGGCGCTGGAGCTCGATCCGAGGAACGCTGACGCGCACTTTGGCCTCGGCGAGGTGCTCTATGCGCTCGGGCGCCACAACGACGCGATTGCCTCGTATGAGCGAGCCACCGCCTTCGATTCGCGTCACAGCGGCGCGCAGTTTCGCCTGGGCGAGGCCTATCACGTCGCGGGGAATTACGATGCGGCGCTGCGCGCCTATCGGGCCGCGGCCAGCGCCGATCCCTCGCTGCGCGCCGAAGTGCACTACAAGCTCGGGGACATCTACTTCCGCCTGAAGAAGACCCAGCTCGAGATCGGCGAATACCTCGAGGCGATCAAGGCCAACCCTCGTCATACGAGCGCCCGCATCGCCCTCGGCTTCGCCTACGCCCGCCTGCGCATGTACCCCGCGGCCCTCAAGGCCCTCGATCAGGCGGCGACCGACCAACCGAACAACGAGCTCGCGCATTACTACCGGGGCTTTGCCCTCTACAATACGGGACGCGTCGACGAGGCCGTGGCCGCCTATCAACGCGCGGTCGCGCTGCGACCGAACTTCGCTGAAGCTTACTACTACCTCGGCCAGATCTTTCTCGAGCGCCAGCAACCCGCTGAGGCTCGGGCGGCCCTGACCGCCGCGTTGGCCGCGGATCCACGGCACGCGGCCGCCGCCGCGGCGCTGGCGAAGCTCAAGACGGCTCCCTAG